TCAATATTATTATAATTTGCTAATCCAAGTTCATTAGCTATTTCTAATTTCATTTGATCAAGCGCCTGTCTTGCTGCTGGGACAACTATTCTATTGTTATTTGAACTATTATTGTTTGCCATGAATATCATCTCCATTTTTCTTAGTTTT
The DNA window shown above is from Tissierella sp. Yu-01 and carries:
- a CDS encoding alpha/beta-type small acid-soluble spore protein, with translation MANNNSSNNNRIVVPAARQALDQMKLEIANELGLANYNNIDKGNLPSRQNGYVGGYMTKRLVEQAQNQLSGRS